In Providencia hangzhouensis, the DNA window GGAATTGTTCCATTTTCGATATAAGTTAGAATAATTTCTTCTTTAAAACGATCGTTTAAATTCAAATGGTTATAAATCTCTGCCTGCTCTAGCATCATTACGGCTGTCATTGAAACCAACTCCCCAAATTGTTTAATTTGGGTTGGTTCTCCTGTTAATCCTATTACACCTATAATTTTACTATTCAAATAAAGAGGTAAATTAACACCTGGTTTAACCCCATGTAAATGATTTGCAGTGGCGTCATCAATAACAACCGTTCGCTTTTGCTTTATTGCAAGCAAAGCGCCTTCATGAAATTCTCCTAATCTATTACTATCTCCACTTCCTATAATACATCCAGTTTCATCCATAACATTAATATTGCAATCAATAATCTTCATGGTTCTATCAACGATTTCTTGCGCTAATTTGGAGGTAAGACAATAATCATACATATTTCAACCTCTTTTACTGGTGCTGTAAAATAGAAACAAGATTTTAAACTATAAGTTTTAATAATGTTTATTATTAATTTAATTGGTTCCAGTATTCAATATTCATTGAAAAAATCAAGAAAAATAAATTCAATTCAAAATAAAGCAAACAAAGCTAAATTTTCAAATTATTACTTCAATTCTTGTTGTCAATTTTAATATTCAACGTATTCGCTATATTTTTAGTACAATTAAATAAATTACTTTCAGCGTTATTCAGTGCTTCTTTTAGTGAACTGATTTTATGCAAAATACTAAACGCTGAATCAATACCATATTGTTGTAAATGACTGAGGTCATCACCAAGGCTTCCAACAATGGCAATAACGGGTATTTTATGTTTTCTAGCTAACTGAGCGACGCCGAAAGGCACTTTGCCATTCAAACTTTGGCTATCTAATCGCCCTTCCCCTGTAATGACTAAACTCGCCCCTACCATATGTGATTCAAGGTTCAAGGTTTGTGCAATAATATCAAAGCCAGGCTTAAGTTCCGCTTTTAGGAAAGCAAGTAAAGCTGCTCCCATCCCTCCTGCTGCACCGGCTCCTGCAATATAATGAACCTCAACATGCAAATCTCGCTTAATGATATCTGCGAAATGTTCTAAATTTTTGTCTAACATTTCAATATGTTCATTTGTCGCACCCTTTTGGGGGCCAAATATTACAGATGCACCATTTTTACCAATCAATGGGTTCGAAACATCGCAAGCAATACTAAATTGACAAGCTTTTATCCTAGGGTCTATTGTACTGACATCAATACACGCTAAGTCGGCAAGTGCTTGTCCTCCTAATTTAATTTGTTGCCCATGTGAATCTAATAATTTGGCCCCAAGTGCTTGCAACATTCCTGCTCCGCCATCATTAGTT includes these proteins:
- a CDS encoding glycerate kinase translates to MKIVIAPDSFKESLSALKVATVIENGFKEVFPHATYVKCPIADGGEGTVVTMVEATHGEIYHLDVIGPLGTSVQAFYGLSQNKQQAFIEMAAASGLELVPVELRNPLLTTSYGTGELIKACLDTGVKQIIIGIGGSATNDGGAGMLQALGAKLLDSHGQQIKLGGQALADLACIDVSTIDPRIKACQFSIACDVSNPLIGKNGASVIFGPQKGATNEHIEMLDKNLEHFADIIKRDLHVEVHYIAGAGAAGGMGAALLAFLKAELKPGFDIIAQTLNLESHMVGASLVITGEGRLDSQSLNGKVPFGVAQLARKHKIPVIAIVGSLGDDLSHLQQYGIDSAFSILHKISSLKEALNNAESNLFNCTKNIANTLNIKIDNKN